From Brassica oleracea var. oleracea cultivar TO1000 chromosome C3, BOL, whole genome shotgun sequence, a single genomic window includes:
- the LOC106334172 gene encoding uncharacterized protein LOC106334172, translated as MATKLIVLCCFLTYALAMAAALSEGDSPVARKFGGEDGPREEAEAPEILNSEETVRRGHHHSTVDRSVAGGGVILGGLATTFLVVVFCYLRATRKHKPNFADETGTPKVLV; from the coding sequence ATGGCTACAAAACTTATAGTCCTATGCTGCTTTCTAACGTACGCATTGGCTATGGCCGCAGCATTATCGGAAGGTGATTCCCCGGTAGCAAGGAAGTTCGGTGGAGAAGACGGGCCAAGAGAGGAGGCAGAAGCACCTGAGATTTTAAATTCAGAAGAGACTGTACGGCGAGGCCACCACCATTCTACAGTGGACAGATCGGTGGCTGGCGGTGGGGTTATTCTTGGCGGTTTAGCAACTACGTTTCTCGTGGTGGTGTTTTGTTATCTAAGGGCCACCAGGAAACACAAACCCAATTTTGCTGACGAGACAGGGACTCCTAAGGTTTTAGTTTGA
- the LOC106333762 gene encoding transcriptional regulator TAC1-like — protein sequence MLNFHNFFIALFMLRKKSIIYVLKKIQNMENIKNPKNTDDPDGMSRDSHQSVDNSLPRSYTCSFCVRGFSNAQALGGHMNIHRRDRANLRQKLMEDNKDDVVAESDSSEVVSLDLNEKQQEDDLARDDDDQDQDQGVDKNIIPGQKLGFWVQENKVDINADGKVTEVSSIDGSSSSHHLENENLDLELRLGQRAVETKTT from the coding sequence ATGCTAAATTTTCACAATTTTTTCATAGCTCTCTTTATGCTACGTAAGAAATCCATAATATATGTTCTAAAAAAAATACAAAATATGGAAAACATCAAAAACCCTAAAAACACGGATGATCCTGATGGCATGTCGAGAGACAGTCATCAAAGCGTTGATAATTCCCTGCCAAGATCTTACACATGCAGTTTCTGCGTAAGGGGCTTCTCGAATGCTCAAGCACTAGGAGGGCATATGAACATCCACAGAAGAGACAGAGCTAATCTCAGACAAAAGCTTATGGAAGATAATAAGGATGATGTTGTCGCCGAGAGTGATTCATCAGAAGTTGTCTCTCTAGACCTTAATGAAAAACAACAAGAAGACGATTTGGCACGTGATGATGATGATCAAGATCAAGATCAAGGTGTTGACAAAAATATAATCCCTGGTCAGAAACTAGGCTTTTGGGTTCAAGAAAACAAGGTTGATATTAATGCTGATGGAAAAGTCACGGAGGTTAGCAGCATAGATGGTTCGAGTTCGAGTCATCATCTTGAGAATGAAAATTTGGATCTTGAGCTCCGGTTAGGTCAAAGGGCCGTGGAGACGAAGACAACATAA